A stretch of the Nicotiana tabacum cultivar K326 chromosome 6, ASM71507v2, whole genome shotgun sequence genome encodes the following:
- the LOC107815576 gene encoding thaumatin-like protein 1 has product MISFFTFLSVVAYQLFSTQAVTTIDIRNNCPFTVWAAAIPGGGRRLDYGGKWSLQPKSGQNGNRIWGRTNCNFDASGRGQCQTGDCNGVLECQAFGTVPATLAEFNLDNSNNLDFLDISLVDGFNVPMEFSPTSGNCSVRISCTADIIGQCPNELRIPGGCNDPCTVFKTNEYCCTNGPGSCGPTDFSKFFKERCPDAYSYPLDEPTSLSTCPSATNYRVVFCP; this is encoded by the coding sequence ATGATCAGCTTCTTCACATTCCTCTCTGTTGTGGCTTATCAGCTTTTCTCAACACAAGCAGTTACAACGATCGACATCCGAAACAACTGCCCTTTTACCGTATGGGCAGCAGCAATTCCTGGTGGCGGCCGACGTCTCGACTATGGTGGAAAATGGTCACTCCAACCTAAAAGCGGTCAAAATGGAAATCGTATCTGGGGTCGAACCAATTGCAATTTTGACGCATCTGGCCGTGGTCAATGTCAAACCGGCGATTGCAATGGAGTCCTCGAATGTCAAGCTTTTGGCACAGTCCCAGCCACTTTGGCTGAATTCAACTTAGATAATAGTAACAATCTTGATTTCTTGGACATATCTCTTGTAGACGGTTTCAATGTTCCTATGGAATTTAGTCCAACATCTGGTAATTGTTCTGTTAGAATCAGCTGCACTGCCGACATCATAGGACAGTGTCCGAATGAACTAAGGATTCCTGGAGGCTGTAACGACCCATGTACTGTGTTCAAAACCAATGAATATTGTTGCACAAATGGGCCTGGATCATGTGGGCCTACTGATTTCTCGAAATTTTTCAAGGAAAGATGCCCAGATGCTTATAGCTATCCACTGGATGAGCCAACCAGTTTGTCTACCTGTCCTTCTGCTACTAATTACAGGGTTGTCTTCTGCCCTTGA